In Microbacterium sp. 1.5R, the following are encoded in one genomic region:
- a CDS encoding alpha/beta fold hydrolase, giving the protein MTTTIHRLFDLTIEEHTLTVPLVWGDAADTRTIDIFARVVTREGGERLPFLVYLQGGPGHEAPRPFHASSSPAWLDEALAHYRVVMLDQRGTGLSTPVGDGDLARGSEAVAEYLTHLRADSIVRDCEAMREHLSAETWSVLGQSFGGFTTLAYLSTDADSLADVFITGGLSTVDRHPDEVYALCYDKMRAASEQYYRRFPQHRDVMRGLVDRAAAGDIVLPDGEVVSPSRLRSVGSALGTNEGWQTLWSLLERDAASNAFRHDLMHALPYSGRNPLYFVFHESSYASGHATRWSAERTEPQDFRDDVTLFTGEHIRRDWTETVPAFRPWRDVTLALAEFEWPRIYDEVAIATSGATGAAAVYVNDVYVPLEYSLETARLLPGVKLWVTSEHEHNGLRSGPVLTHLIDLAQGRRIR; this is encoded by the coding sequence ATGACCACCACCATCCACCGCCTCTTCGACCTCACGATCGAGGAGCACACGCTGACCGTGCCGCTCGTCTGGGGCGACGCCGCAGACACCCGCACGATCGACATCTTCGCCCGCGTCGTCACCCGCGAGGGAGGCGAGCGACTCCCCTTCCTCGTCTACCTGCAGGGCGGCCCCGGTCACGAAGCGCCGCGACCCTTCCACGCCTCATCCTCCCCCGCCTGGCTCGACGAGGCCCTCGCGCACTACCGCGTCGTGATGCTCGACCAGCGCGGCACCGGCCTGTCCACGCCCGTGGGCGACGGCGACCTCGCACGAGGCTCCGAGGCAGTGGCCGAGTACCTGACCCATCTCCGCGCGGACTCGATCGTCCGGGACTGCGAGGCGATGCGCGAGCACCTCAGCGCTGAGACGTGGAGCGTGCTCGGCCAGTCGTTCGGCGGGTTCACGACCTTGGCCTATCTGTCCACTGATGCGGACTCGCTGGCGGACGTCTTCATCACGGGCGGCCTGAGCACCGTCGATCGTCATCCTGACGAGGTGTACGCGCTCTGCTATGACAAGATGCGCGCGGCCTCCGAACAGTACTACCGGCGATTCCCGCAGCATCGCGACGTCATGCGGGGTCTGGTCGACCGGGCAGCAGCCGGCGACATTGTGCTCCCCGACGGCGAGGTGGTGTCGCCGTCTCGACTGCGCTCTGTGGGTTCGGCGCTCGGCACCAACGAGGGCTGGCAGACCCTGTGGTCGCTTCTGGAGCGAGATGCCGCATCGAACGCGTTCCGCCACGACCTCATGCACGCGCTGCCCTACAGCGGGCGCAACCCGCTCTACTTCGTCTTCCACGAGTCGAGCTACGCCAGCGGACACGCGACCCGCTGGTCCGCCGAGCGCACGGAGCCCCAGGACTTCCGGGACGACGTCACGCTGTTCACCGGAGAGCACATCCGCCGCGATTGGACCGAGACCGTGCCGGCCTTCCGGCCGTGGCGCGATGTGACGCTCGCGCTCGCCGAGTTCGAGTGGCCGCGCATCTACGACGAGGTCGCCATCGCCACCTCGGGTGCGACGGGCGCGGCCGCCGTGTACGTGAACGACGTCTACGTGCCGCTGGAGTACTCCCTCGAGACCGCGCGCCTGCTTCCGGGCGTGAAGCTCTGGGTGACGAGCGAACACGAGCACAACGGCCTGCGGTCGGGTCCCGTGCTGACGCATCTCATCGATCTCGCCCAGGGCCGACGCATCCGCTGA